From Myxococcus xanthus, a single genomic window includes:
- a CDS encoding DUF2293 domain-containing protein → MPESLTFAPTSDPRRVRAPDGRVLTVPDGWALLPPGDAGLTRRVKAAGPSWTVAEKVGRKLFSRGVWAPEAHILHARAALEAERATPAYEKKLAAGRERRAREQEAYEVDFANAVLRFLAFSPAWLPHAKRMAVLVAAHATPVGSGTVARTERIPLERRAEAAVIAWMRHQTTSYDDMRIARVKGARREVRRELADISRAVLDLHRRDVPHGPSACPLCTALSRT, encoded by the coding sequence ATGCCTGAATCCCTGACCTTCGCGCCGACTTCGGACCCTCGCCGCGTGCGCGCGCCGGATGGCCGCGTGCTCACCGTGCCGGACGGCTGGGCCCTGCTTCCCCCCGGTGACGCCGGACTCACCCGCCGCGTGAAGGCGGCGGGGCCCTCCTGGACCGTGGCGGAGAAGGTGGGCCGCAAGCTCTTCTCCCGGGGCGTGTGGGCGCCGGAAGCGCACATCCTCCACGCCCGCGCCGCCCTCGAGGCCGAGCGCGCCACCCCCGCCTACGAGAAGAAGCTGGCCGCCGGACGCGAGCGCCGCGCCCGCGAGCAGGAGGCCTACGAGGTCGACTTCGCCAACGCCGTGCTGCGCTTCCTCGCCTTCTCCCCGGCGTGGCTTCCGCACGCCAAGCGCATGGCGGTGCTCGTCGCCGCCCATGCCACCCCCGTGGGCAGCGGCACCGTGGCCCGCACGGAGCGCATCCCCCTGGAGCGCCGCGCCGAGGCCGCCGTCATCGCGTGGATGCGACATCAGACCACGAGCTACGACGACATGCGCATCGCCCGGGTGAAGGGCGCCCGGCGGGAGGTGCGCCGGGAGCTGGCGGACATCTCCCGCGCCGTGCTGGACCTGCACCGCCGCGATGTCCCCCACGGGCCCTCCGCGTGCCCGCTGTGCACCGCGCTGTCGCGGACCTGA
- the rnz gene encoding ribonuclease Z, translating to MSLLRLTFLGTSAAQPTLHRNLSGLAVKAHSDLLLFDCGEGSQRQMVRYGTGFTVDAVFFTHFHADHYLGIIGFLRTLGMTGRSEPIHLYGPPSAKRLLHQAVHLGVESMSFPVEIHELKDGDVVPRKGYAVHAVGVDHRINALGYALVEDDRPGRFNLDVARSLGVPEGPSFGKLQRGEPVTLEDGRTVKPEDVLGAPRPGRRLVISGDTRPCPALVKAAKDADLLVHESTFSDDEQERAVETRHSTAREAARVAREAGARRLVLTHLSSRHDTDPSKLLTQAREEYQGPVEVAFDGFTVELPLRD from the coding sequence ATGTCCCTCCTCAGGCTCACGTTCCTTGGTACATCCGCCGCGCAGCCCACGCTGCACCGGAACCTGTCCGGACTCGCGGTGAAGGCGCACTCAGACCTGCTGCTCTTCGACTGTGGCGAGGGCAGCCAGCGGCAGATGGTGCGCTACGGCACCGGCTTCACCGTGGACGCGGTGTTCTTCACGCATTTCCACGCGGACCACTACCTGGGCATCATCGGCTTCCTGCGCACGCTGGGCATGACGGGGCGCTCCGAGCCCATCCACCTGTACGGCCCGCCCTCCGCGAAGCGCCTGCTCCACCAGGCCGTCCACCTGGGCGTGGAGTCCATGTCCTTCCCAGTGGAGATTCACGAACTGAAGGACGGTGACGTGGTGCCACGCAAGGGCTACGCGGTCCACGCGGTGGGCGTGGACCACCGCATCAACGCCCTGGGCTACGCGCTGGTGGAGGACGACCGGCCCGGACGCTTCAACCTGGACGTGGCGCGCTCACTGGGCGTGCCGGAGGGCCCCAGCTTCGGAAAGCTCCAGCGGGGCGAGCCGGTGACGCTGGAGGACGGGCGGACGGTGAAGCCGGAGGACGTGCTCGGCGCGCCACGCCCGGGGCGCCGGCTGGTCATCTCCGGGGACACGCGCCCGTGCCCGGCGCTGGTGAAGGCCGCGAAGGACGCGGACCTGCTGGTCCACGAGTCCACCTTCTCCGACGACGAACAGGAGCGGGCCGTGGAGACCCGGCACTCCACCGCGCGGGAAGCGGCGCGCGTGGCGCGAGAGGCGGGAGCACGGCGGCTGGTGCTCACCCACCTCTCCAGCCGGCACGACACCGACCCCTCGAAACTGCTCACGCAGGCGCGCGAGGAGTACCAGGGGCCGGTGGAGGTGGCCTTCGACGGGTTCACCGTCGAATTACCCCTCCGGGACTGA
- a CDS encoding rhomboid family intramembrane serine protease, with protein sequence MIPISDDNPTLRTPVVTYLLLGTIGFVWVFIQGAGLDAYRLAASVCNLGMVPGELTGKAALGLPVPLGDGLTCVVDNEPINLLTPITSMFLHGGWGHLLGNCLFFWVFGNNVEDSMGRLRFVVFYLLCGLAAAAAHLLVDPGSPVPTVGASGAISGVMGAYLLLYPRVRVNMLFIIVIFIRVFPVPAWAVLLWWFGVQLFSGLPQLNTVSAEASGGVAFWAHIGGFVAGMALIKLFQNTRYTNQRTSMRHRLHPNHP encoded by the coding sequence ATGATTCCCATCAGCGACGACAACCCCACCCTCCGCACTCCCGTCGTGACATACCTGCTGCTCGGCACCATCGGCTTCGTCTGGGTCTTCATCCAGGGCGCGGGCCTGGACGCCTACCGGCTGGCCGCCAGCGTCTGCAACCTGGGCATGGTGCCGGGCGAGCTGACGGGCAAGGCGGCGCTGGGCCTCCCCGTTCCCCTGGGAGATGGGCTGACGTGCGTGGTGGACAACGAGCCCATCAACCTCCTCACCCCCATCACCTCCATGTTCCTACACGGCGGCTGGGGACACCTGCTGGGCAACTGCCTCTTCTTCTGGGTCTTCGGCAACAACGTCGAGGACAGCATGGGCCGCCTGCGCTTCGTGGTGTTCTACCTGCTGTGCGGACTGGCCGCGGCGGCGGCGCACCTGCTGGTGGACCCGGGCTCGCCGGTGCCCACGGTGGGCGCGTCCGGCGCCATCTCCGGCGTCATGGGCGCGTACCTGCTGCTCTATCCACGGGTGCGGGTGAACATGCTGTTCATCATCGTCATCTTCATCCGCGTCTTCCCCGTGCCCGCGTGGGCGGTGCTGCTGTGGTGGTTCGGCGTGCAGCTCTTCAGCGGCCTGCCCCAGCTCAACACGGTCAGCGCGGAGGCGTCCGGCGGCGTCGCCTTCTGGGCGCACATCGGTGGCTTCGTGGCGGGCATGGCGCTCATCAAGCTGTTCCAGAACACGCGCTACACGAACCAGCGCACGTCGATGCGCCACCGGCTCCATCCCAACCATCCGTGA
- a CDS encoding amidohydrolase — protein MASPSRCARVSRRTRQELARASRQVPDMTLRRLGGGLLGAVLLLTSVSGCTRRVPPVDDNPAPVPEPTATTTVYVAERIRTLDPAKPQVQALAVKDGKVLATGTKDEVLAAAGKDARVVDLGSATVVPGLTDAHGHLAGLGRGLVTVDLQGVDTKEEALERLASAPSSAFQGEWLLGRGWDQNDWPEKAFPSRADLDKRFPLRPVALSRVDGHALWVNGEALRRAGITRDTKDPAGGRILRGEGGEPTGILVDNAMELVESVLPPATDAQHAAQLTAALQRGAQVGLTGVHDAGMDLRTFRLLQRWDKGGKLPLRVYAMADGQTGDRETYLKDGPYEGRMLTMRAVKLTLDGALGSRGAALHQDYSDEPGHRGLLLLSPEEYEARVRAFMARGFQVCTHAIGDRANTVVLDVLARAAEATGTLQSGRHRVEHAQIMRPEDIERLGRSGFIASVQPTHATSDMPWAEARVGAERIRGAYAWQRLKASGAVLALGSDFPVERPNVLAGLYAARTRQDVRGLPEGGWYGEQRLSGQEALEGFTVGAAHASFAEARRGRLQPGMDADFVALSVDPVDGPVTALPGAEVRLTVVAGVEVYRAFQR, from the coding sequence TTGGCCTCTCCTTCCAGGTGCGCCAGAGTGTCGCGCCGGACGCGCCAGGAATTGGCGCGGGCTTCCAGACAGGTGCCAGACATGACGCTACGACGACTCGGTGGTGGACTCCTCGGGGCGGTACTCCTTCTGACAAGCGTTTCGGGCTGCACCCGGCGCGTGCCGCCCGTGGATGACAATCCGGCCCCCGTGCCAGAGCCCACCGCCACCACGACAGTGTACGTGGCCGAGCGCATCCGGACGCTGGACCCGGCGAAGCCCCAGGTGCAGGCGCTCGCGGTGAAGGACGGCAAGGTGCTGGCCACCGGCACCAAGGATGAGGTGCTCGCCGCCGCGGGCAAGGACGCGCGCGTGGTGGACCTGGGCAGCGCCACGGTGGTGCCGGGCCTCACCGACGCGCACGGGCACCTGGCGGGCCTGGGCCGCGGCCTGGTGACGGTGGACCTGCAGGGTGTGGACACCAAGGAGGAGGCCCTGGAGCGGCTCGCCTCGGCGCCCTCCTCCGCGTTCCAGGGTGAGTGGCTGCTGGGCCGCGGCTGGGACCAGAACGACTGGCCGGAGAAGGCCTTCCCGTCGCGCGCCGACCTGGACAAGCGCTTTCCCTTGCGGCCGGTGGCGCTGAGCCGCGTGGACGGACACGCGCTGTGGGTCAACGGCGAGGCGCTGCGGCGCGCCGGCATCACCCGCGACACGAAGGACCCGGCGGGCGGGCGCATCCTCCGGGGTGAGGGCGGAGAGCCCACCGGCATCCTGGTGGACAACGCCATGGAGCTGGTGGAGTCCGTGCTGCCGCCCGCCACGGACGCGCAGCACGCGGCGCAGTTGACCGCGGCGCTCCAGCGCGGCGCGCAAGTGGGCCTCACCGGTGTCCACGACGCGGGCATGGACCTGCGCACCTTCCGCCTGCTCCAGCGCTGGGACAAGGGAGGCAAGCTGCCGCTGCGCGTCTACGCCATGGCGGATGGACAGACGGGCGACCGGGAGACGTACCTGAAGGACGGCCCCTATGAGGGGCGCATGCTCACGATGCGCGCGGTGAAGCTCACCCTGGATGGCGCGCTGGGCAGCCGGGGCGCGGCGCTGCACCAGGACTACAGCGACGAACCCGGCCACCGCGGTCTGCTGCTGCTGTCCCCCGAGGAGTACGAAGCGCGCGTGCGCGCCTTCATGGCGCGGGGCTTCCAGGTGTGCACGCATGCGATTGGAGACCGGGCCAACACGGTGGTGCTGGACGTGCTCGCGCGCGCGGCCGAGGCCACCGGCACGCTCCAGTCCGGCCGGCACCGCGTGGAGCACGCGCAAATCATGCGCCCCGAGGACATCGAACGGCTGGGCCGCAGCGGCTTCATCGCAAGCGTACAGCCCACGCACGCCACCAGCGACATGCCGTGGGCGGAGGCCCGCGTGGGAGCGGAGCGCATCCGCGGGGCCTACGCGTGGCAGCGGCTGAAGGCGTCCGGCGCGGTGCTGGCGTTGGGCAGCGATTTTCCCGTGGAGCGCCCCAACGTGCTGGCGGGCCTGTACGCGGCGCGCACGCGTCAGGACGTCCGGGGCCTGCCGGAAGGCGGCTGGTACGGGGAGCAGCGGCTGAGCGGGCAGGAGGCGCTGGAGGGCTTCACCGTGGGCGCGGCGCACGCATCCTTCGCCGAAGCCCGGCGCGGCCGGCTCCAGCCCGGCATGGACGCGGACTTCGTGGCCCTGTCGGTGGACCCGGTGGACGGGCCCGTCACCGCGCTGCCCGGCGCCGAGGTGCGGCTGACAGTGGTGGCCGGCGTGGAGGTCTACCGCGCCTTCCAGCGCTGA
- a CDS encoding DUF6068 family protein: MRKPVASSLSRSAMLCAALALGTSCKSVEPHTTPSEDTTAPPEVSTQEPVTETKSETETATEAPTRRGNSPWLRARVGDRVAYSFSANRKAMGRQQPGTVPEAAVAGVVTLEVVAVELPWVWVTLYFTEDGGAPSRRPMLARPLVVPVRADESRALEVPREGKQSTEQLTAAGRHWEAKRYLNDKRMMDGPLENRLYAATPGPLYLTNGLLDASTTLAGFGMGGGSQLTLVEARQGQEGGTGLPPTLARPWGPGTWFDMRMETEGTTSVLRTCQAAERGFILRQQVTPPTSGAACPDFAQAEAVPLEEAVLARIWESLDARQWPPAPEGLAPAKRETLTVGTHRVPVLQFETAQPQANNVRVQAYAADPWEDALAGLAHEARFQPLLDHVTPGGGGTQLTAWGVWVPGVTP; the protein is encoded by the coding sequence ATGCGAAAGCCTGTCGCCTCCTCCCTGTCCCGCTCCGCGATGCTGTGCGCGGCCCTGGCCCTTGGCACGAGCTGCAAGAGCGTGGAGCCCCACACCACGCCCTCCGAGGACACCACCGCGCCGCCGGAAGTTTCCACCCAGGAGCCCGTGACGGAGACGAAGTCGGAGACCGAGACGGCGACGGAGGCGCCAACGCGGCGCGGCAACTCGCCCTGGCTGCGGGCACGCGTGGGCGACCGCGTGGCGTATTCCTTCTCCGCCAACCGCAAGGCCATGGGCCGGCAGCAGCCCGGCACCGTGCCAGAGGCCGCGGTGGCCGGCGTGGTGACGCTGGAGGTCGTGGCGGTGGAGTTGCCCTGGGTCTGGGTGACGCTCTACTTCACCGAGGATGGCGGCGCGCCGTCGCGGCGGCCGATGCTCGCGCGGCCGCTGGTGGTGCCCGTGCGCGCGGATGAGTCGCGTGCGCTGGAGGTCCCCCGCGAGGGCAAGCAGAGCACCGAGCAGCTCACCGCCGCGGGCCGCCACTGGGAGGCGAAGCGCTACCTCAACGACAAGCGGATGATGGACGGGCCCCTGGAGAACCGCCTCTACGCGGCGACACCTGGGCCGCTGTACCTCACCAATGGCCTGCTCGACGCGAGCACCACACTGGCTGGCTTCGGCATGGGCGGCGGCTCACAGCTCACCCTGGTGGAAGCGCGCCAGGGACAGGAGGGTGGCACCGGCTTGCCTCCGACGCTCGCCCGCCCTTGGGGGCCGGGCACCTGGTTCGACATGCGGATGGAGACGGAAGGCACCACGTCCGTGCTGCGCACCTGCCAGGCCGCGGAGCGAGGCTTCATCCTGCGTCAGCAAGTGACGCCGCCCACCTCGGGAGCGGCGTGCCCGGACTTCGCCCAGGCGGAAGCCGTGCCCCTGGAGGAGGCGGTGCTCGCGCGCATCTGGGAGTCACTGGACGCACGGCAATGGCCCCCTGCTCCCGAGGGCCTCGCACCGGCGAAGCGAGAGACGCTGACGGTGGGCACGCACCGCGTGCCGGTGCTCCAGTTCGAGACCGCGCAACCCCAGGCGAACAACGTCCGCGTCCAGGCCTACGCCGCCGACCCCTGGGAGGATGCGCTAGCGGGGCTGGCCCACGAGGCCCGCTTCCAGCCGCTGCTCGACCACGTCACGCCCGGTGGTGGCGGCACGCAGCTCACGGCCTGGGGCGTGTGGGTGCCGGGCGTCACGCCGTAG
- a CDS encoding organic hydroperoxide resistance protein, whose translation MAPVAISPLYSTSATAHGGRNGRVKSEDGVLDLPLAMPKELGGAGGAVTNPEQLFAAGYSACFESALRLVARMQGKNLGNDAGVRATVTIGKTPDGGFGLAVELQGILPGIPNDEAQKLMAAAHEVCPYSKATRGNIDVKVSVAG comes from the coding sequence ATGGCTCCCGTCGCTATCTCTCCGCTGTACAGCACCTCCGCCACCGCCCACGGTGGTCGCAACGGCCGCGTGAAGTCGGAGGACGGCGTCCTGGACCTGCCCTTGGCCATGCCCAAGGAGCTGGGTGGCGCGGGCGGCGCCGTCACCAACCCGGAGCAGCTCTTCGCGGCGGGTTACTCCGCCTGCTTCGAGAGCGCGCTGCGGCTGGTGGCGCGCATGCAGGGGAAGAACCTGGGCAACGACGCGGGCGTGCGCGCCACCGTCACCATCGGCAAGACGCCGGACGGCGGCTTCGGGCTCGCGGTGGAGCTCCAGGGAATCCTGCCGGGAATCCCCAATGACGAGGCCCAGAAGCTGATGGCGGCGGCCCATGAGGTGTGCCCGTACTCGAAGGCCACGCGCGGCAACATCGACGTGAAGGTCTCCGTCGCTGGCTAG
- a CDS encoding MarR family winged helix-turn-helix transcriptional regulator yields the protein MSMDDPLSLDRQICFPLYAAARAMTQAYAPLLSRLGLTYPQYLVLLVLWETDGETVKGMGERLYLDSGTLTPLLKRMESQGLVRRERSAEDARSVRIYLTSEGRALRRKATSIPEAMACKLGLTLEEATRLRRDVQRLFEVLSQSHVDSAK from the coding sequence ATGTCGATGGATGACCCGCTCAGCCTGGACCGGCAAATCTGCTTCCCGCTCTACGCGGCGGCCCGGGCGATGACGCAGGCGTATGCGCCGCTGCTGTCGCGGCTGGGCCTGACGTACCCGCAGTACCTGGTGTTGCTGGTGCTGTGGGAGACGGACGGGGAGACGGTGAAGGGGATGGGGGAGCGGCTGTACCTGGACTCGGGGACGCTCACGCCGCTGCTCAAGCGGATGGAGTCCCAGGGCCTGGTGCGGCGGGAGCGGAGCGCGGAGGACGCGCGCTCGGTGCGCATCTACCTGACGTCCGAAGGGAGGGCCCTGCGCCGCAAGGCCACGTCCATTCCCGAAGCGATGGCCTGCAAGTTGGGGCTGACGCTGGAGGAGGCGACCCGCCTGCGCCGCGACGTCCAGCGCCTTTTCGAAGTGCTTTCGCAGTCTCACGTTGATTCCGCGAAGTAA
- a CDS encoding S8 family serine peptidase: protein MEISRKPKSPVSQSTRAGDTAKPAAAARPVEKAPVQTAKDGFDSAPTGGARGSNFVDRPKGNFVDRPTGLPQGTPSALPASAFTFGSGHVAVRPFAASAARAPVTLTASATPSAKVNDLQTTTSTVSFDQDVKLDSLKLNLDLAHTFKGDLVVKLTSPSGKTETLHNRKGGSADNIKGSFDLAAFKGESTKGTWTLSVEDKARRDTGTLKSWSLDAAGQTTGTGPIEEPKPQLSGPPVIAVFDGGVDFKHSDLDDAMWVNPNEVAGDGIDNDGNGVKDDIYGYNVGYNSGDVMRGSGTDHGTHVAGIIAAEDNGEGNTGVAAGKAKIMSLGGLYNGADLLTNFERGVDYMVKMKTEHGVNIRAVNASFGNEYRDAASVKRWTDAVQKLADADILLVAATANGYGSNLNDVADMPANIDLPNVITVASMDKKNDKLADFSSYGDKVVELAAVGEDVLSTVPGGGWEEMSGTSMATPTVAGAAALMFAENPNLTAAQVRDLLVQTVEVDSDLKGKVSTSGKLDIEAAVAAAKATLEDDTAVAGR, encoded by the coding sequence ATGGAAATCTCTCGCAAGCCGAAGTCGCCCGTGTCGCAGTCCACTCGCGCTGGTGACACGGCCAAGCCGGCCGCTGCGGCCAGGCCCGTGGAGAAGGCGCCGGTCCAGACGGCGAAGGATGGCTTCGACTCGGCGCCCACGGGTGGCGCGCGGGGCTCCAACTTCGTGGACCGCCCGAAGGGCAACTTCGTGGACCGCCCCACGGGCCTGCCCCAGGGCACCCCGTCGGCGCTGCCGGCCTCGGCCTTCACCTTCGGCTCCGGCCACGTCGCCGTCCGTCCCTTCGCGGCGAGCGCGGCCCGCGCGCCCGTGACGCTGACGGCGTCCGCCACGCCCAGCGCGAAGGTGAACGACCTCCAGACGACGACGTCCACCGTGTCCTTCGACCAGGACGTGAAGCTGGACTCGCTGAAGCTGAACCTGGATCTGGCGCACACCTTCAAGGGTGACCTGGTCGTCAAGCTGACCAGCCCCTCCGGCAAGACGGAGACGCTCCACAACCGCAAGGGCGGCAGCGCGGACAACATCAAGGGCAGCTTCGACCTGGCCGCCTTCAAGGGCGAGTCCACCAAGGGCACCTGGACGCTCTCGGTCGAGGACAAGGCGCGCCGCGACACGGGCACCCTGAAGAGCTGGAGCCTGGACGCCGCCGGCCAGACGACGGGCACGGGCCCCATCGAGGAGCCGAAGCCCCAGCTCTCCGGCCCGCCGGTCATCGCCGTGTTCGACGGCGGCGTGGACTTCAAGCACTCCGACCTGGATGACGCGATGTGGGTCAACCCGAACGAGGTCGCGGGTGACGGCATCGACAACGACGGCAACGGCGTCAAGGACGACATCTACGGCTACAACGTCGGCTACAACAGCGGCGACGTGATGCGCGGCAGCGGCACGGACCACGGCACGCACGTGGCCGGCATCATCGCCGCCGAGGACAACGGCGAGGGCAACACCGGCGTCGCCGCGGGCAAGGCGAAGATCATGAGCCTGGGTGGCCTGTACAACGGCGCGGACCTGCTCACGAACTTCGAGCGCGGCGTCGACTACATGGTGAAGATGAAGACCGAGCACGGCGTGAACATCCGCGCCGTCAACGCGAGCTTCGGCAACGAGTACCGTGACGCGGCCTCCGTGAAGCGCTGGACGGACGCGGTGCAGAAGCTGGCTGACGCGGACATCCTCCTCGTCGCGGCCACGGCGAACGGCTACGGCAGCAACCTGAACGACGTGGCGGACATGCCCGCCAACATCGACCTGCCCAACGTCATCACCGTGGCGTCCATGGACAAGAAGAACGACAAGCTCGCGGACTTCTCCTCCTACGGGGACAAGGTCGTGGAGCTGGCCGCGGTGGGTGAGGACGTGCTGAGCACCGTCCCGGGCGGCGGCTGGGAGGAGATGAGCGGCACCTCCATGGCCACCCCGACGGTGGCGGGCGCCGCGGCGCTGATGTTCGCCGAAAACCCCAATCTGACGGCCGCGCAGGTGCGTGACCTGCTGGTCCAGACGGTGGAGGTGGACTCCGACCTCAAGGGCAAGGTGAGCACCAGCGGCAAGCTGGACATCGAGGCCGCCGTCGCCGCCGCCAAGGCCACGCTCGAGGACGACACCGCGGTCGCCGGGCGCTGA
- a CDS encoding HipA family kinase, which yields MPRTVTATRYVTPLREGGSLPAIIEADDAGLYVVKFRGAGQGAKALVAELIAGELARELGLRVPELVLVELDPALGRNEPDSEIRELLKASAGLNLALDYLPASVTFDPVADPAPTAAEASGIVAFDAYITNVDRTPRNPNMLTWHRNLWLIDHGASLYFHHSWDDWEARSQGRFAPIKDHVLLPWATALTEAGKHLGARITREVVERIVGAIPEAWLTSTESPFPTAEAHRAAYTTWLLRRLEAVPAFIEEADRARAQLV from the coding sequence ATGCCAAGGACGGTCACCGCCACGCGCTACGTGACGCCACTGCGGGAGGGCGGCTCGCTGCCGGCCATCATCGAGGCGGACGACGCAGGGCTCTACGTCGTGAAGTTCCGGGGCGCCGGACAGGGCGCCAAGGCGCTCGTCGCCGAGCTCATCGCCGGAGAGCTGGCCCGGGAGCTGGGCCTGCGGGTGCCGGAGCTCGTCCTGGTTGAGTTGGACCCGGCCCTGGGACGCAACGAGCCGGACTCCGAGATTCGTGAGCTGCTCAAGGCCAGCGCGGGCCTCAACCTGGCACTGGACTACCTTCCGGCGTCGGTAACGTTCGACCCGGTGGCGGACCCCGCGCCCACCGCGGCGGAGGCGTCCGGCATCGTCGCCTTCGACGCGTACATCACCAACGTGGACCGGACCCCACGCAACCCCAACATGCTGACCTGGCACCGGAACCTGTGGCTCATCGACCACGGGGCCTCGCTGTACTTCCACCATTCGTGGGACGACTGGGAGGCGCGCAGCCAGGGCCGCTTCGCGCCCATCAAGGACCACGTGCTGCTGCCGTGGGCCACGGCGCTGACGGAGGCCGGCAAGCACCTGGGCGCGCGCATCACCCGGGAGGTGGTGGAGCGCATTGTCGGGGCCATTCCGGAGGCGTGGCTCACGAGCACCGAGTCTCCCTTCCCCACCGCCGAGGCGCACCGCGCCGCCTACACCACCTGGCTGCTGCGCCGGCTGGAAGCCGTGCCCGCGTTCATCGAGGAGGCGGACCGTGCCCGCGCCCAGCTCGTTTGA
- a CDS encoding DUF3037 domain-containing protein, translating into MPAPSSFDYAIIRVVPRVEREEFINAGVVLFCATQRFLGVRVEPDEARLKALWPDVDVDMIRGHLESFRRVCEGGKGSGPIGQLSQKERWHWVVAPRSTIIQTGPVHSGLCTEPQAALEHLLDTVVRMKRATPSPGGR; encoded by the coding sequence GTGCCCGCGCCCAGCTCGTTTGATTACGCCATCATCCGCGTCGTCCCGCGCGTGGAGCGCGAGGAGTTCATCAACGCGGGCGTCGTCCTCTTCTGCGCCACCCAGCGCTTCCTGGGCGTGCGCGTGGAGCCGGACGAAGCGCGGTTGAAGGCGCTGTGGCCCGACGTGGACGTGGACATGATTCGCGGCCACCTGGAGAGCTTCCGTCGCGTGTGTGAGGGCGGGAAGGGCTCGGGGCCCATTGGCCAGCTATCCCAGAAGGAGCGCTGGCACTGGGTGGTGGCGCCTCGCAGCACCATCATCCAGACGGGGCCGGTGCACTCCGGCCTGTGTACCGAGCCCCAGGCGGCGCTGGAGCACCTGCTGGACACGGTGGTGCGGATGAAGCGCGCTACTCCGTCACCCGGCGGCCGGTGA
- a CDS encoding endonuclease/exonuclease/phosphatase family protein, with translation MSPSPLRIVTYNVRYFGHMLRGLASTVGPKRRVAAALASLDPLPDVVCLQEVETSSLRSNIADRPKQPGETQLTAFMGRMVETFDRLGREMPYEAFYFRAHHYKLREVSLYTTGLAVLVNTRKLEVATHNVGAPQAITHHHVQRLKDRKQSRICAHMRLLRREDRHPFHIFNTHLSLPTPFAREFWATRDKMGGGVNQLHEARKLTEFMQGLTGDEPYIVCGDFNSPPASPVYRYLTTDGRLTCAQAAVGQIDPNVSRGFPTAGFLHMRMHLDHVFSGAGVRWLDTQETSPFGDLRSRFHGLSDHMPIVARFALDSGKTLITPPPTSLLL, from the coding sequence ATGAGCCCATCCCCGCTGCGAATCGTCACCTACAACGTCCGCTACTTCGGCCACATGCTCCGCGGCCTGGCGAGCACCGTGGGCCCCAAGCGGCGCGTCGCTGCGGCGTTGGCGTCGCTGGACCCGCTGCCGGATGTCGTCTGCCTGCAAGAGGTGGAGACGTCCTCGCTGCGCAGCAACATCGCCGACCGGCCCAAGCAACCGGGCGAGACGCAGCTCACCGCCTTCATGGGCCGGATGGTGGAGACGTTCGACAGGCTGGGCCGGGAGATGCCCTACGAAGCCTTCTACTTCCGCGCCCACCACTACAAGCTCCGCGAGGTGTCCCTCTACACCACTGGGCTCGCGGTGCTGGTGAACACGCGCAAGCTGGAGGTGGCCACGCACAACGTGGGCGCCCCCCAGGCCATCACCCACCACCACGTCCAACGGCTCAAGGACCGGAAGCAGAGCCGCATCTGCGCGCACATGCGCCTGCTGCGCCGCGAGGACAGGCACCCCTTCCACATCTTCAACACCCACCTCAGCCTGCCCACGCCCTTCGCCCGTGAGTTCTGGGCCACGCGCGACAAGATGGGCGGCGGCGTCAACCAGCTCCACGAGGCGCGCAAACTGACGGAGTTCATGCAAGGGCTGACCGGTGACGAGCCCTACATCGTGTGCGGAGACTTCAACTCACCGCCCGCGTCGCCCGTATACCGCTACCTCACCACCGATGGCCGGCTCACCTGCGCACAGGCCGCCGTGGGACAGATTGACCCGAACGTGTCGCGCGGCTTCCCCACCGCCGGCTTCTTGCACATGCGGATGCACCTGGACCATGTGTTCTCCGGCGCGGGCGTGCGCTGGCTCGACACGCAGGAGACGTCTCCTTTCGGGGACCTCCGCAGCCGCTTCCACGGGTTGTCCGACCACATGCCCATCGTCGCGCGCTTCGCCTTGGACAGCGGCAAGACGCTCATCACGCCTCCGCCGACGTCGTTGCTGCTGTAG